Genomic window (Phragmites australis chromosome 5, lpPhrAust1.1, whole genome shotgun sequence):
ACAATGGATGTGGTATCTTTGTTTGAGGCCATATTACAAACATCTGATGGCATCAGGCACTGTGGTCAGGTGACAGGCTAATACTGTCACGAAGGAAATGAAAATGAGCGTGCGATTATATCAGAGCTAACATGATGATTAGCTAGGCGTGACGCATGTCTGCCACACCCATGGCACATTGTAGATGGAAGGAATGTCCGTCTCTGTCATGGCGGCCTCGTCTAAAAGCTCAGTTCAGTCCGGTCCTGGAAAAATACAGTAATGCAGCGGTGTCCAATCAATGTCTGATGTATGTCATCTCGGTCACAGTGCCCTTGAATGATTGAGAGGAAATGAACCGTAACAAAATTGATCGCCAAAGGAAGCTATTCATGATTCAGTTGTACGAATCATGAGAACTGAAGAGATGAGAACGAAACCAGGAAACCCTGCAGAAAGAACCTGCTGCTTCAGAACCTTGATCAGCAGAGGAACTACACTGCAGAAGAAGCCGAATGATTGGCCAAAGAAAGCACACACAGACTGAGACACACAGACACAGCAGCACCTTTATCTGACGCTATAGTTTACCATACTTTCCATTAGTTTTGATCCAATTGTCTGACAATACATGATTCACATCAACACATCCCTGTCCCTTGCCATGTCTGTTTTTCCTTTgatttcttaaataaaaaagagagatttttctttaaaaaagacGAAAAGATAAGAGGATATGCCTAAAGTTAACGCCTGTCGGCCAGAGATTAAACTAAGCTCAGTCCCTCCTCCAAAGACAGCATCCCATTAGCAGCAGCAGAAGCCATGCACAGTCTTGTTGCAGCTCAGTGAATCAAGAGCGATCCGCGCGGGTCCTGGAGTTCCCAAGCGTGAGCTCCAGCTCCTCTTTGGGGGACTCCTTGATCGCCTCCCCCTCCCACGCGCTCACCAGCGTCCGCCCGCCCCCGAGCGAGAGCTCGCATGGAGCGCTCTCGGCCATAAGGGCGTCGCGGCCGCCGGCGACGACAGCCGGAGAGCGCGCCCCGGTGCAATGTCCCGGTCCCGGAGCGAGCATCCTCGAGGAGCTCGACTCGCCGCCGGCGTCCCTGAAGGCGTTGAACTGGCCCGGCGCCACGAGGTTGTAGGCTGCTGCCGACTTGCTGGTCCCGGCGGAGGATATCTGGAACCCCGGCAGCCAGCTCGCCGGCTCGGCCGCGGCCTGGCGGACGCCGGGGCTCGGTGGCATGGAGTAAGGCAGCTGGGAGGCGTAGCGGCTggtgccgccgccggccaccCACGGCGGCTGCACGCGGCCGGTAGCGCCGGCTGGGTTGTTGTTCCAGCTGGCCATCTTGAGGCGCGGCGGGGAGCCGGGCGGCGGCGTCACCGGCGCGCTTGCGGAGCCCGCGCCGTAGTAAGGGTACGAGGTGCCGCCGGCCGAGGACATGGTCTTAAGCCACGGGTCGAGGCTGCCGCCTTCGACTCCCCCGCCGCCAGCGTAGAAGAAGCTGTTGCTCCCGCCGCCAAGTGTGATGTGGGAGGAAGACGAGGCCGAGCTCGGGCCGTAGGAAGCTCGCGGGGTCATTAGGTACGACGAGCTGGGAGTCATCGTCGCCGA
Coding sequences:
- the LOC133917425 gene encoding protein BZR1 homolog 4-like — protein: MMNGGGGGGGGGGGSGAGGNGGGTGSARVPTWRERENNRRRERRRRAFSAKIFSGLRAHGNYTLPRHCDSNEVLKALCNEAGWIVEPDGTTYRKGCKPPARDLMGFGGSASATMTPSSSYLMTPRASYGPSSASSSSHITLGGGSNSFFYAGGGGVEGGSLDPWLKTMSSAGGTSYPYYGAGSASAPVTPPPGSPPRLKMASWNNNPAGATGRVQPPWVAGGGTSRYASQLPYSMPPSPGVRQAAAEPASWLPGFQISSAGTSKSAAAYNLVAPGQFNAFRDAGGESSSSRMLAPGPGHCTGARSPAVVAGGRDALMAESAPCELSLGGGRTLVSAWEGEAIKESPKEELELTLGNSRTRADRS